The following are from one region of the Camelus ferus isolate YT-003-E chromosome 13, BCGSAC_Cfer_1.0, whole genome shotgun sequence genome:
- the LOC116668119 gene encoding dnaJ homolog subfamily B member 6-like: MVNYYEVLGVPQNTSSSDIKKAYYQLALQVHPDKNPENQEAAEEKFRQVAEAYAVLSDAEKRNNYDKSRRGNGGDGRDKDGWTEALRFERPHCGFQNVSEDADPFSGDWLSPGRAGRARRSRSSFFDVTPILDTGFSTFVSLGSGPNSPSSGTFVPFVSSGMGNFRLVTTCSQIVNGKRVVIKKVLENVSGETNVEKARLFHQFPPRHW, from the coding sequence ATGGTGAATTACTACGAAGTACTGGGGGTGCCTCAGAACACTTCTTCCTCTGACATTAAGAAGGCCTACTACCAGTTAGCTCTGCAAGTGCACCCAGACAAGAACCCAGAGAACCAGGAGGCAGCTGAGGAGAAGTTCAGACAGGTAGCCGAGGCCTACGCGGTCCTGTCTGATGCCGAGAAACGCAACAACTACGACAAGTCCAGACGGGGAAACGGAGGAGACGGCAGGGACAAGGATGGCTGGACGGAGGCACTGCGGTTTGAGAGGCCACATTGCGGCTTCCAAAATGTCTCTGAAGATGCGGACCCCTTCTCTGGAGACTGGCTCTCCCCTGGCCGtgcgggcagggccaggagaTCCCGCTCCTCCTTCTTTGATGTGACCCCCATTCTGGACACAGGATTTTCCACTTTTGTGTCCCTGGGCTCCGGGCCTAATTCCCCTTCCTCTGGGACATTTGTACCCTTCGTAAGCAGTGGAATGGGAAACTTCAGACTGGTCACCACTTGTAGCCAGATAGTGAATGGCAAGCGAGTTGTTATaaagaaagttctagaaaatgtGAGTGGGGAGACTAATGTGGAAAAAGCACGCCTATTTCATCAGTTTCCCCCACGCCACTGGTAA